A portion of the Candidatus Paceibacterota bacterium genome contains these proteins:
- the hyfB gene encoding hydrogenase 4 subunit B, with translation MLDGLPLNWVLWVIAVWIGIGFLGIVALRRFGVVAKVFFPLGGIAGLALVWASAHALISGAVETTTLPIGLPQLQFHLRLDQLSSFFLLVLGITSVGISLFSAGYFRNGSGTAPGLLCMEFHFFLASMALVLIADDAYAFMVAWESMALSSYFLVTANHRMPKIRAAGFLYLVIAHVGAIAVLLSFGILQANTGDYTFANMRLQEISPFWASVAFLLAVFGFGAKAGILPLHVWLPEAHPAAPSPVSALMSGVMIKMAIYGLLRVCFDLLHIQIWWWGVLLLALGLVTALFGVIFATVQTDMKRLLAYSSIENVGLLFAAMGLALIFRSYGMNTLAALALTACLYHVGAHAFFKSLLFLTTGSVLHATGERNLGKLGGLIRFMPWVAWLALIGVLASSGLPPFSGFVSEWLLLQSFLFTPGLPQSFLNMLIPVAAASIALTAALAGYAMVKFFGVVFLGQPREEKLSQAHDAGFLEKIGMLWLALACLVLGLAPTFVLHFIDPVTQTLVGKGLAHSGSANGWWLLTPTSLERASYSPIYFLVGVVITCALIFTVVRIFYHGRMRRSVPWGGGHTWQNARMQDTAEGYGQPIRQIFESFFDMERHLPKPEESEPEYKVVVNDKFWKGVYLPIARATEFVSAQVGRLQQGRISIYLLYSFLTLLITLLLVPEVSR, from the coding sequence ATGCTGGACGGGTTACCGCTCAACTGGGTTCTCTGGGTGATTGCCGTATGGATTGGCATCGGATTTCTCGGAATTGTCGCGCTACGACGATTTGGAGTAGTTGCCAAGGTGTTCTTCCCCTTGGGAGGAATCGCCGGACTCGCATTGGTTTGGGCGTCGGCTCACGCCCTCATCTCTGGAGCCGTTGAGACTACGACGCTGCCTATCGGGTTACCTCAACTTCAGTTTCATCTACGACTAGATCAGCTCTCCTCTTTTTTTCTCCTCGTCCTTGGCATCACCAGCGTAGGAATTTCCCTTTTCTCGGCAGGATATTTCCGAAACGGCTCGGGTACCGCGCCGGGACTGCTCTGCATGGAGTTCCACTTCTTCCTTGCCAGTATGGCCCTGGTTCTGATTGCTGATGATGCGTACGCTTTCATGGTGGCTTGGGAGAGCATGGCGCTCTCCTCCTATTTCCTGGTAACTGCTAATCATAGAATGCCGAAGATAAGAGCTGCCGGATTTTTGTACCTAGTTATTGCTCACGTAGGAGCAATTGCGGTCCTGCTTTCTTTCGGAATTTTGCAGGCAAATACTGGCGATTACACGTTTGCAAATATGCGTCTTCAGGAGATTTCACCTTTTTGGGCATCTGTTGCGTTCCTCCTAGCCGTTTTTGGTTTCGGTGCGAAGGCAGGCATCCTTCCGCTTCATGTCTGGTTGCCAGAAGCGCATCCAGCAGCGCCTTCGCCGGTTTCTGCTCTCATGAGCGGCGTCATGATCAAGATGGCAATCTATGGACTTCTACGTGTTTGTTTTGATCTTCTACACATCCAGATTTGGTGGTGGGGTGTCTTACTTCTTGCCCTGGGCCTGGTGACCGCGCTCTTTGGTGTCATTTTTGCAACTGTTCAGACCGATATGAAACGTCTTTTGGCCTATTCGTCGATTGAAAACGTGGGCCTTCTCTTTGCTGCAATGGGCTTGGCGCTCATCTTCCGCTCTTATGGAATGAACACCCTTGCGGCTTTGGCGCTTACTGCGTGTTTGTACCATGTAGGTGCGCACGCTTTCTTTAAAAGCCTTCTCTTTCTCACTACGGGTTCGGTGCTACATGCAACAGGGGAGAGAAACCTCGGCAAACTTGGCGGTCTTATCCGATTCATGCCATGGGTTGCCTGGCTCGCGCTCATTGGCGTTTTAGCGAGTTCGGGATTACCGCCCTTCTCTGGTTTTGTTTCCGAATGGCTGTTGCTCCAGAGTTTCTTATTTACCCCTGGTTTGCCACAGTCCTTTCTAAATATGCTCATTCCAGTTGCTGCCGCATCGATTGCTCTGACGGCTGCGCTTGCGGGTTATGCCATGGTGAAATTCTTCGGTGTGGTATTTCTCGGGCAACCTCGTGAAGAGAAATTGAGCCAGGCCCACGACGCAGGGTTCTTGGAGAAAATCGGCATGCTCTGGCTTGCTCTGGCGTGTTTAGTACTCGGATTGGCGCCCACCTTTGTTCTTCACTTTATTGACCCCGTCACGCAAACCTTGGTCGGCAAAGGTCTAGCCCACAGTGGCAGTGCAAATGGGTGGTGGTTGCTCACCCCGACCTCTCTCGAGCGCGCGAGTTATAGCCCGATCTATTTCCTAGTTGGAGTTGTAATTACGTGCGCTCTCATTTTTACAGTGGTTCGAATCTTCTACCACGGTCGAATGCGCAGATCTGTGCCATGGGGTGGCGGGCATACTTGGCAGAACGCCCGCATGCAAGACACGGCTGAAGGCTATGGGCAACCGATCCGTCAGATATTTGAGTCTTTTTTCGATATGGAAAGACATCTTCCTAAACCTGAAGAGAGCGAACCTGAATACAAGGTTGTGGTCAATGACAAATTCTGGAAAGGGGTTTATCTTCCGATTGCGCGCGCAACTGAATTTGTCTCTGCCCAGGTTGGCCGATTGCAACAAGGACGAATATCCATCTACCTTCTCTATAGTTTCCTAACGCTGCTCATCACTTTGTTATTAGTCCCAGAGGTGAGCCGATGA
- a CDS encoding NADH-quinone oxidoreductase subunit H, producing MNISQLLSQIFATLSAVLLAPLLLGWVNQSRAWLANRSGPGVLQPYRALHKLFNKESVMADTASPLFRFVPYLIFGCMLLASAIIPTLSTDLPLARAADAIALVGLFALARVFLALAAMDIGTAFGTLGARREMLIGFLAEPALLTVLFSSSLIASSTALKTIVNKVSQNEFTIYPSLVFASMAFVLVFLAENARVPVDNPATHLELTMIHEALILEYSGRHLALLEWAASMKLFAYSTIGIALFLPWGITDGTDPSRILLALVFLFLKLAILGVILALVETLSAKLRIFRVPEFLATAFLLGVIGMLTHILLGA from the coding sequence ATGAATATTTCGCAACTTCTTTCGCAAATATTTGCCACACTTTCCGCAGTACTTTTGGCACCTCTTCTACTCGGTTGGGTTAATCAGTCACGGGCATGGTTAGCGAATCGTTCAGGTCCTGGAGTACTCCAGCCATATAGAGCGCTACACAAGTTGTTCAATAAAGAGTCAGTAATGGCGGATACAGCTTCTCCTTTGTTCCGATTCGTCCCATATTTGATATTCGGGTGCATGCTTTTAGCGAGTGCAATCATTCCGACACTGTCCACTGACTTGCCTCTGGCCCGTGCTGCCGATGCGATTGCGCTGGTTGGCCTTTTCGCACTTGCGAGAGTCTTTCTAGCTCTCGCAGCTATGGATATTGGAACCGCTTTCGGAACGCTCGGCGCCCGCCGGGAAATGCTGATTGGTTTTCTTGCAGAACCTGCGCTACTTACGGTTCTTTTCTCGTCCTCACTCATTGCAAGTTCTACGGCTCTTAAAACCATTGTCAACAAAGTAAGTCAGAACGAATTCACAATCTATCCCAGTTTGGTTTTCGCCTCGATGGCCTTTGTTCTTGTCTTCTTGGCGGAAAATGCGAGAGTGCCCGTCGATAATCCTGCCACGCACTTGGAATTGACCATGATCCATGAAGCGCTGATCCTTGAATATTCAGGTCGACATTTAGCATTGCTTGAATGGGCCGCTTCAATGAAGTTGTTCGCCTATTCAACTATTGGCATTGCCCTCTTTCTTCCTTGGGGGATAACGGATGGTACGGATCCATCGCGGATACTTCTGGCGCTTGTGTTTCTCTTTCTCAAACTTGCGATCCTGGGGGTCATTCTTGCCCTGGTTGAAACTCTTTCAGCCAAGTTGCGCATCTTCAGGGTTCCAGAGTTTCTCGCAACGGCTTTCTTGCTAGGAGTCATTGGCATGCTTACGCACATTCTGTTGGGAGCATAG